The Manis pentadactyla isolate mManPen7 chromosome 12, mManPen7.hap1, whole genome shotgun sequence genome contains the following window.
CCCGAGGAGGCTCACCAAGACCCTGGCACCGCATGAGGAGCTGTTTAGGCAAGCGTCAGATGGGGCTCGGGACAAGGCGAGCTTTGTGCAGGCCGTGCAGAACTTCGGGCAGTACAGCGTGCACAAGCGCGGCCACGTTGACTTCATCTACCTGGCCCTGCGCAAGATGCGGGAGTATGGCGTCGAGCGGGACCTGGCCGTCTACAACTTGCTGCTCGACATCTTCCCCAAAGAGGTCTTCCGGCCTCGCAACTTCTTCCAGAGCGTCTTCATCCACTACCCACGGCAGCAGGAGTGTGGGATTGCGGTCCTGGAGCAGATGGAAAACCACGGTGAGGCCAGCAGGCTCTGGGCCGTGGACCAGGCTGCCTCCCTCTCCGTGGTCTCAGCCCCTCCATCCTTCCACGGCTCTGACTCACCTGTCTGTCCTGTCTGGCTGGTTTGCTCCCCTtcttctctgtctcatctctttcctctctcccactGACGTTTCCTTAAATTCTCTCggattctctccctctctctcatccTTTCCTGACTTAAAATTCCCCCGTCTCCGCTTCTTTCCGTCTGGCCCTCCCCTTGATCCCCTCTGCTCGTCTTTGCCTCCCATGTCTCCGGTCTCCCCTTCCCTCGTATGCGCCATCCCTGAGGCCTTGCGTCCATCTGCCCAGTGCAGGGGTTATGCCCAACGAGGACACCGAGTTCCTGCTGGTTCAGATATTTGGACGCAAAAGCTACCCTATGCTCAAGTTCGTGCGCATGAAGCTGTGGTTCTCCCGTTTCAAGAACATCAACCCCTTCCCCATTCCCCGGGACCTGCCCCAGGACCCTGTGGACCTGGCCAGGTTGGGCCTGCGGCACATGGAGCCTGACCTTAGTGCCAGGGTCACCATCTACCAGGTATCCACCCCTGTCCACACGCTCAACCACCCCCACCGACTGGGCCCCCTTCACTTAAGCTCTGAGTGATTGTGGTTCAGACTGGCTGTGACTTCCTGGCTGAGACCTCCACTCGATACCCATGGCCCTCAGTCCTCACACCCTTGACATCTGACCTCTGGCCCTATGCTCTCCCTATGCTCATTATATTCCAGGTGTCTGCCTGCCTTTCTGTAATTTGAGCATTCTTTGCCAATTCCCTCCTTAGACCTTTGCACTCTCTGTTCCATCTGCCAGGATTACTCTTCCCCGGAGAGGGGACGCTTTATGTTTTTCAGTCCTCAGCTCTACTGTTCCTTCCTTAAgatccccttcctccttcctggctaAGGCACCCTTCCTTCCTGTGCTGAGCTTGATTATGCAgtcctgtgactcagtttcccctgTGTCTCCCAAGGCCCAGCACAGGGTCTTGCACCATGCTGATGCTCAGCAgttgttgaatgactgaagaaAATATTCCATACTCCGtccaccccccaccctccccatgtCCTGGGGACCTGACTCGTTTCAGGCCACAAAGGGGATCAAAAGAGAGCCCCTCGCAGCACTTGTCATCCGGTCCTGGAGGCTGACCCCAAATAGCGGTTCCTCTCAGAGCTGCTGGTTTTGAGACTGAGAAGCCCTGGGGGCTGTGGGAACCcagaaggggcaggaggaggtgagGGCCAGCTGTGCTCAGGCAGGATGGGGGAAGTGAgagaattccaggcagagggaacagtgtgCATCAGGGCTCAGAGGGCAGCTGGGAGTCTCTGGAGACGCAGCAAGGGCTTCCTCCTACCAGTGCAGGGGGTGGGAGTAGGAGTCGGGAGGAGAAGCACAGAAAATGCGGGGTTAAAGAGCTTGGCTTCCAACGTGTAGGTCAGGAAAAGGCCCTGGGAGGTCTCAAAGAGGAGGGATGGGTGGGAGTCAGGTTTCTGGAAGGATTTGCGATTTCTAAAGCGCCCCCTGGCGGCCGCGTGGATGGTGTTGgatggggtggggcagaggaCCATCGGGGTGGCATTGTGGGTGATGCAGGGTTCAGGTCGAAGAGGACAGAGACTTGGCCTTGTGTATATTGCACAGGAAGGTATTTtcaattcattccttcattttcaaAAGTAATGCATTAAAAGCCAaacagtgcacagaacacacagcaaaGAGGCCCAGCCTGGCCCTTCAACCTCGTCTCCTTTCTGGAAGTGATCACTTCATGTCTCCTTCCACAGAGAGCCTACGCATTTGCAAGCACGTatacctttttaattttcttttttttgcatatatagtttttgtatttaaatattttttcccatctcattttgaaaaatacagagagGTTGAAATGTAAAATAATCATTGACACCAGATTTGTAAGGGGAATGAACTGATCCAAATCATCAAGAGGGAATTGTCCACGTGTTCCCCTGTGTGAGCATTAAATGTCAGTAGCTGTTGCCaaattgaataaaagtgaggaaggGATGGGCTTGAATGACAGGTAGGAGGCCCAATAGACATATCCTAAGAGGGGCCTGAAATTAGCTGGACTCCCCCCTTCCCTGTTCCGGTCTCCCTGGTGCCTCAGGAAGGGCTGGGTGCTGCAGCCTTCCATCGCTGCTCTTCCTTGCAGATGCCTTTGCCCACAGACTCTTCAGGGGCTGCAGATCCCTGCGAACCACACATTGTAGGTAAGGCCTAGCACACCACCGGATGGCTAGATTCTCACTGGACCTGCCGGGTGCGCTCCATGGGCCTTTGGGCAGAGCCCCCAGGCACTTGTGTCTCCACACCAGGCATCCAGAGTCCCGACCAGCAGGCCGCCCTGGCCCACCACAACCCAGCCCGGCCTCTCTTTGTTGAGGGCCCCTTCTCCCTGTGGCTCCGTGACAAGTGTGTCTATTACCACGTCCTCAGAGCTGACTTGCTGCCCCCGGAGGAGAGGGTGAGCGGTGCTGGTGCTACCTTGAGGGCTC
Protein-coding sequences here:
- the ECSIT gene encoding evolutionarily conserved signaling intermediate in Toll pathway, mitochondrial isoform X1 — encoded protein: MRWAQAILLARGLARGWGGLRGAALPRAPFAQVPPQASQGLHCSSVSSNSEWSLVPRPPEPPRRLTKTLAPHEELFRQASDGARDKASFVQAVQNFGQYSVHKRGHVDFIYLALRKMREYGVERDLAVYNLLLDIFPKEVFRPRNFFQSVFIHYPRQQECGIAVLEQMENHGVMPNEDTEFLLVQIFGRKSYPMLKFVRMKLWFSRFKNINPFPIPRDLPQDPVDLARLGLRHMEPDLSARVTIYQEGLGAAAFHRCSSLQMPLPTDSSGAADPCEPHIVGIQSPDQQAALAHHNPARPLFVEGPFSLWLRDKCVYYHVLRADLLPPEEREVEEIPEEWSLYYPVQLDLDYERSGWDDYEFDIDKVEEGPIFAICMAGAHDQATLAKWIRGLQETNPALAQIPVVFRLAGSTGELLASSSGLEEPPSPPPEGQEEEEDNQQHGQS
- the ECSIT gene encoding evolutionarily conserved signaling intermediate in Toll pathway, mitochondrial isoform X2, whose product is MRWAQAILLARGLARGWGGLRGAALPRAPFAQVPPQASQGLHCSSVSSNSEWSLVPRPPEPPRRLTKTLAPHEELFRQASDGARDKASFVQAVQNFGQYSVHKRGHVDFIYLALRKMREYGVERDLAVYNLLLDIFPKEVFRPRNFFQSVFIHYPRQQECGIAVLEQMENHGVMPNEDTEFLLVQIFGRKSYPMLKFVRMKLWFSRFKNINPFPIPRDLPQDPVDLARLGLRHMEPDLSARVTIYQMPLPTDSSGAADPCEPHIVGIQSPDQQAALAHHNPARPLFVEGPFSLWLRDKCVYYHVLRADLLPPEEREVEEIPEEWSLYYPVQLDLDYERSGWDDYEFDIDKVEEGPIFAICMAGAHDQATLAKWIRGLQETNPALAQIPVVFRLAGSTGELLASSSGLEEPPSPPPEGQEEEEDNQQHGQS